In one Culex quinquefasciatus strain JHB chromosome 2, VPISU_Cqui_1.0_pri_paternal, whole genome shotgun sequence genomic region, the following are encoded:
- the LOC119766985 gene encoding uncharacterized protein LOC119766985, with protein MPFNYSRDCVAIRNRTNSLHQTWKWLHQTIELHEYLISMSQADTDACCDLQCVAI; from the coding sequence ATGCCATTTAATTACAGTCGCGATTGCGTCGCGATCAGAAACCGCACCAATAGCCTGCACCAAACCTGGAAGTGGCTGCACCAGACCATTGAGCTGCACGAATATCTCATCTCCATGAGCCAAGCGGACACGGACGCCTGCTGCGATCTCCAGTGCGTTGCGATCTAA